The nucleotide sequence GCCATCTTACAAAACTAATGTGTTTCTGAAAATgataatgcaataaataataaaaaactgaaaataaatatttaagccaaTTATCAATTTAAGTCTATTATTGATTTTGCTTAGTGCTTactttgttagaattttcattcaaaaaatttagtaaaataaccATCAGCAGTctttttatccaatttttatCACTGGCGTTgaaagccgacccaattctgagttaagcattaatgttcaactccatagtcttgtaattttaaacgtaacccagaagacaagggattccccgaatcaagcattggaacaaactGGCCTTCGGGAcgaactttttgatagaactaaacCACATTTGAGTTACACGGAGGGGAataccacgaaaatctcccatggttagttCGATGGTCAAGAAATCGATTATATCCTCACTAAGATATGTCCTTTCTGAACCTGTGTCCAAAATTgctctaataattttttcgcgatttccatttttaacttttatcataAAAGTCTGCAACAAAACATCTGAATGGGAAACCTGTCTGGTCAtaacatttacattattttttggcTCCTCAATTATCGCGTCAGTGTTCTCCTTAGAGCTAGGTGAAATCTGAGGGCACATAACAGTTAAGTGTCGTTTACCACACAATATACACTTAACCTTTGATCTACAATTACGGGCAACATGATTTCGTTTCAGACAAACAAACCCCCCCCCTTTCTTAAGAACTAAATTTCTCTTATCCTCATataatatcatattatatttaaaacatttttcacttaaatgaGGTTTATCACAGAATACACAcgtttcttccatttttttaataaaaccccTTTCTTTCGTTTTGTCCCCCATATATAAATCATGACAAGTAGGAACATTTGAAtcttcgaaaaaattatttttatcaaattttttagttttatcaatGAGAAACGTGCAAACATTAATCTTTCTTCAGTTAACAcctcattttttaagaataaaagtatACATTCTAAATCAGTCTTAGCTTGATTATGGGTTGTCTTCTCCCGTTCCCTCTCCCATATCTTTAAGGTATCCTGGGGTAAACATGTTTCCactaagagaaataaaatactgGCATATTTGTCTTGGGTAACACCCAACGATTCCAATGATCATAGTTTCGATTCAGGGttatcatataaaaatgataacttaaaattcttatttccaCTAGCATTCGACAACACAATATTTAATAGATCGCGCACATACAGCTGTATCAAAATGTCTTCTCTTCCAAAACggttttttaaatgctgaataACTTTGGGATAATTCTCTTCAGTTGTGGGGAAACTTTGAACTATTTCTCGAGCTTTCAATTTTGGAGTTGTAGCTTGGATCAAGTAAACAAACTTCGAGTGTTTATCTATATTAGTATCtttatgaattttcttaaaagtattcCAGAAGTTAAGCCAATTCCGGGGATCTCCGTcgaattctattaaatttaatttcggcAGTTTAAAGGTAGTTGCCGCCATCGATGGTTGTTGTAATTCcatatttctttcattagaAGTTGGTGAAATGCTGACATTTATACTGGCCGTTATGTTGTTTACTTTCGTTTTCAATGCTACGAATTTATCCGTATGGGCTTCACAACTGTCAAATTCTTTTGTATATTCCTCTTCTGATGCTTTATTTTCCAGTAGAAACTCTAAAATTTCCATATCGTCAGCTTTCaatctgttaaatttttcttctagttGTTCCGATAAAATAAGAATACTTTGAAGGTCAACGGTTTCTTTTTCTACTTCCTCAGTCAGGCTGTTAAATGTCTTTGTGAAAGCTGATCGCAATGGTgttcttttcgtttttaaacGATCCATTTCTAACTAATATGatttaattctgtttatttcttttcactATCAAATGCGTCCCTGTTCGGGCGCCAGTTTTTGTCAGGAATTCGTTAACTTAAAATCCAATCTCTATTGGACGGCAATTGAAAGTAAAGAGTCGAACTCCAGAAGAGCAAAACAACTACTTTATTTTCTGCTCGAACAGCTGTTTTACAATTAAAGGGTGGGGTGGGGTTCTTGACAGCATGCTTGTTTCttcgtaatatttatattttgtttttttttcttctaaatttggtatcaaaaaaaaaaaattagcttttctttaaaattttaagaatatactttattatattGATTTCTTCGATTTCGacttcaatgaatttaaactgttatttaaataaaataatgttgttttttctattttggcTGTTTTATGatcaacttattattttatttatttaattaaagaaaatagacCTAGTagcattaattaacatttaaaggggaaaaaaagtaattttttttgctgtgttattctttttatctttatgttaacaatattttttttatgagaaataaatattttaactgttctCATATAATTTTCAGCTATCGTACAAGAGTGCTACTCCAAGGCGGAGACGAATTAACTTATGGTTACATAAGGAGCATTATAGTCCTATTACAACCATGACAGGGTATTATGCGtccaatttttattgtataggaTGCGAGAAGGCTTATGATTACGAGGAAAATCACGCTTGCAAATATGTTTGCCCCGTTTGCCGAAAACTAGAGTGCCAACCTACACAAAACCCTAAAAGATGCAAGGACTGCGACCGATTGTGTAGATCTGAACAGTGTTATGATTGTTGTTACAAAGCGAAACAGAATAggcaaaaattttccatttgcgATAAAGtaagattgatattttttaatctatttctttACCTACAATCTTAacacttcatttatttatt is from Parasteatoda tepidariorum isolate YZ-2023 unplaced genomic scaffold, CAS_Ptep_4.0 HiC_scaffold_739, whole genome shotgun sequence and encodes:
- the LOC107440192 gene encoding uncharacterized protein, with protein sequence MDRLKTKRTPLRSAFTKTFNSLTEEVEKETVDLQSILILSEQLEEKFNRLKADDMEILEFLLENKASEEEYTKEFDSCEAHTDKFVALKTKVNNITASINVSISPTSNERNMELQQPSMAATTFKLPKLNLIEFDGDPRNWLNFWNTFKKIHKDTNIDKHSKFVYLIQATTPKLKAREIVQSFPTTEENYPKVIQHLKNRFGREDILIQLYVRDLLNIVLSNASGNKNFKLSFLYDNPESKL